A genomic stretch from Corynebacterium kutscheri includes:
- a CDS encoding metallophosphoesterase family protein has product MTVTFVHSSDLQLGMRRWFLDSDAQARFDDARKRSLTKLGEVAVAHGAEFIVLSGDIFEHNSLADATLSRAFDAIKALPVPVYLISGNHDPLTSDSLVLKADNLDAVYALTDDTMREIRPGVEIIGAAWKNKHVHYDVLGQTVQSCTPTSAIRIVLGHGQFSSYHSGYDPSVIDLAAVENVVRSGGVDYVAMGDTHSALEVGTTGKIWYSGAPETTDFIELPAGGGEINSGKALVVTIEKTGFSSQVSVTEVPIGEWDFIALTQEINSQQEAEQFVSWLEGLAHKDRHVIKYALRGGVQLHTMTYLAAEISRLRPSFAALYERKSHHDLSINPTAEEIADLGLKGYLNTALTELIEQNLAGNEVATDSINLLYRLHNKVSQENQNLSAVTKGR; this is encoded by the coding sequence ATGACTGTCACTTTTGTTCATTCTTCTGATCTTCAGTTGGGCATGCGTCGTTGGTTTTTAGATTCTGATGCCCAAGCGCGTTTCGACGATGCTCGTAAACGCAGTTTAACCAAATTAGGAGAAGTTGCTGTCGCTCATGGGGCAGAGTTTATTGTTCTTTCTGGTGACATTTTTGAACATAATAGTTTGGCAGATGCTACCTTATCGCGGGCATTCGATGCGATAAAAGCACTTCCTGTACCGGTATATCTGATTTCAGGTAATCACGACCCATTAACCAGTGATTCTTTAGTGCTCAAAGCAGACAATCTTGATGCGGTATATGCGTTAACCGATGACACAATGAGAGAGATTCGTCCTGGGGTAGAAATTATTGGCGCGGCATGGAAAAACAAACATGTTCATTATGATGTACTTGGTCAAACAGTACAGTCTTGTACCCCAACAAGTGCTATTCGAATAGTACTTGGGCATGGTCAATTTTCTAGCTACCACAGTGGTTATGATCCAAGCGTAATTGATTTAGCGGCAGTGGAAAACGTTGTTAGATCAGGTGGTGTGGACTATGTGGCAATGGGAGATACACATTCTGCGCTGGAAGTCGGTACAACCGGAAAGATATGGTATTCCGGAGCGCCAGAAACTACTGATTTTATTGAATTACCAGCTGGTGGTGGGGAAATAAATTCCGGTAAAGCACTGGTGGTTACTATTGAAAAAACTGGTTTTTCATCGCAGGTGTCAGTAACAGAAGTACCAATTGGCGAGTGGGATTTTATTGCCCTTACCCAAGAGATTAATTCTCAACAGGAAGCTGAGCAGTTTGTTTCTTGGCTAGAAGGGCTAGCGCATAAGGATCGTCATGTAATTAAGTATGCTTTACGCGGGGGAGTGCAATTGCACACCATGACTTATCTAGCTGCGGAAATCTCTCGTTTACGACCAAGTTTTGCTGCATTATATGAGCGTAAGTCTCACCATGATCTTAGTATTAACCCCACAGCAGAAGAGATCGCTGATTTAGGTTTAAAAGGCTACCTTAATACCGCGTTAACCGAATTGATTGAACAAAACCTCGCTGGCAATGAGGTAGCAACTGACTCCATTAATTTGTTGTATCGGCTGCATAACAAAGTTAGTCAAGAAAATCAGAATCTCTCAGCGGTAACAAAGGGTCGGTAA
- a CDS encoding MarR family winged helix-turn-helix transcriptional regulator — protein MTTARWLSEEEQSLWRMILGVMRKIERDLDETLQQQSGITSSEYAVLVTLSESENDTARLRELCDSLDWDRSRVSHQVTRMERRGYVTKNKCDGDARGVNVQMTEEGRKRLMSAAPEHVETVRQLIFDHITEDQIEQLKPFFESILKVKLENRPG, from the coding sequence ATGACGACAGCACGCTGGTTAAGCGAAGAAGAACAAAGCTTATGGCGCATGATCCTTGGTGTTATGCGTAAAATTGAGCGTGATCTTGATGAGACTTTGCAACAACAAAGTGGCATTACGTCGTCGGAATACGCAGTCCTGGTTACTCTTAGTGAGAGTGAAAATGATACGGCGCGGCTACGAGAATTGTGTGATTCTTTAGATTGGGATCGTAGCCGGGTATCCCATCAGGTTACACGTATGGAACGGCGCGGGTATGTAACAAAAAATAAGTGTGATGGTGATGCTCGTGGGGTTAATGTGCAAATGACAGAAGAAGGCCGTAAGCGTCTTATGTCAGCTGCTCCAGAACATGTAGAAACTGTACGACAGCTTATTTTTGATCACATTACCGAAGATCAAATTGAACAGCTTAAACCCTTTTTTGAATCAATTTTGAAGGTGAAGTTAGAAAACCGTCCAGGATAG
- a CDS encoding DUF5979 domain-containing protein, whose amino-acid sequence MNLSQRIMATKRLIKSPWFAVLLTLLLITSTITLITPYTPYATAQEACAGDSSCTTRKTSDEATTQTSDESEELTDNMESLEDTDTIVPSEKKSLIASFIETIESILSVAHKAKDNDKGTFIVRKQNAVFEEDGSLISIPELAEKDFTFDWMCTLPTNAQTESGSFTLRDTETFTSKKFPAGTQCTITEDLQSAQVPGYSHEVFISTKNLL is encoded by the coding sequence ATGAATCTCTCACAAAGAATCATGGCAACCAAACGATTAATAAAAAGTCCTTGGTTCGCTGTATTACTTACGCTTTTACTAATAACAAGCACTATTACCCTTATAACCCCGTACACCCCTTATGCCACAGCACAAGAAGCATGCGCTGGGGATTCTTCATGCACTACCAGGAAAACTTCCGATGAAGCTACCACTCAAACTTCTGATGAATCAGAAGAGCTAACCGATAATATGGAAAGCCTAGAGGATACCGATACAATAGTTCCCAGCGAAAAGAAATCACTTATTGCTTCTTTTATCGAAACTATAGAAAGTATTCTTTCCGTAGCACATAAAGCAAAAGATAACGATAAAGGTACTTTCATTGTCCGAAAGCAAAACGCTGTATTCGAAGAAGATGGATCTTTAATATCTATTCCTGAACTTGCTGAGAAAGATTTCACCTTTGATTGGATGTGCACTCTACCTACCAATGCACAAACCGAATCTGGCTCTTTTACCCTACGAGACACTGAGACTTTCACCAGTAAGAAATTCCCTGCTGGTACCCAATGCACAATCACTGAAGATCTACAGAGCGCGCAAGTACCTGGATATTCTCATGAGGTTTTCATTTCTACAAAAAACCTGCTGTAA
- a CDS encoding YceI family protein: MSTLNGTYIIDPTHTAIGFVARHAMISKVRGNFAEFEGTFTFDAENQTASTAAVTIQTASISTGVADRDAHVRNADFFDVENYPTMTFTATEFSLNNDEGTVTGDLTIKDVTKPVTLKVEIGGIAEDPFGNTRLGFEATTKINRKDFNIDFNAPLATGGVLLSEEIKIVLDVSAIKQ, encoded by the coding sequence ATGAGCACTCTTAACGGTACCTATATCATCGACCCCACTCACACCGCTATTGGGTTTGTTGCTCGTCACGCAATGATCTCCAAAGTGCGCGGCAATTTTGCGGAATTCGAAGGAACTTTCACCTTCGATGCTGAAAACCAAACCGCATCCACGGCAGCAGTGACCATCCAAACTGCTTCTATTAGCACAGGCGTTGCCGACCGCGATGCGCATGTTCGCAATGCGGACTTTTTCGACGTCGAGAATTACCCAACCATGACCTTTACGGCCACCGAGTTTTCTCTTAACAACGACGAAGGCACGGTAACCGGTGATCTAACAATCAAAGACGTTACCAAACCAGTAACTCTGAAAGTAGAAATTGGCGGCATTGCCGAAGATCCTTTTGGCAACACTCGACTAGGTTTTGAAGCAACTACCAAGATTAACCGCAAAGACTTTAATATTGACTTCAACGCTCCACTAGCTACTGGTGGTGTTTTGCTCTCTGAGGAAATCAAAATTGTCCTCGATGTTTCTGCGATCAAGCAGTAA
- a CDS encoding DUF5979 domain-containing protein, producing the protein MHGDKDPEPVKGAAKSEPVNLIADKDDDGPVNPYEEEFRFRWECIKPNNEKETGNFQIINGASGAPRGSFPIGTQCSITEDAETAHVDGFIHKLTFEASDNIGDLERISADTAKFTLKENGEFDLVATNEYTPIPAPVPPTTSSSTTAATTSSSAPVTTSSSATPTTTTSSSTLATTSSSSQTFPPIIPIPIPIPFPPKPAPTVNPPAANTTPATASVSAPSSIAPSASANSHSGNNNGGMLARTGASVTWMILAALLFASVGAIIICRARLKKES; encoded by the coding sequence GTGCACGGAGATAAAGATCCGGAACCAGTTAAGGGTGCAGCTAAGTCAGAACCGGTAAATCTTATAGCTGACAAAGATGACGATGGTCCGGTAAACCCCTATGAAGAAGAATTTAGATTCCGTTGGGAATGCATTAAGCCAAATAACGAAAAAGAAACTGGCAATTTCCAAATAATCAACGGTGCTAGCGGCGCCCCAAGGGGTTCCTTTCCTATCGGGACCCAATGTAGCATCACCGAAGATGCAGAAACTGCACACGTGGATGGCTTTATTCATAAGCTAACTTTTGAGGCTTCTGACAACATTGGTGATTTAGAGCGAATTTCAGCTGATACAGCTAAATTCACGCTAAAAGAAAATGGAGAGTTCGACCTTGTAGCTACAAACGAATACACCCCGATCCCTGCGCCAGTACCTCCGACAACTTCCTCTTCCACCACGGCGGCAACAACTTCCTCGTCAGCACCAGTGACAACAAGTTCTTCAGCAACGCCTACGACAACGACTTCTTCGTCGACACTGGCAACAACATCCTCGTCTTCGCAAACGTTTCCGCCAATCATCCCGATCCCGATTCCTATTCCATTCCCGCCTAAACCGGCACCTACGGTGAATCCTCCAGCAGCAAATACAACACCTGCTACAGCTTCTGTATCTGCCCCTTCATCTATAGCTCCGTCGGCATCGGCTAACTCACATTCCGGCAATAATAATGGCGGTATGTTAGCAAGAACGGGCGCATCGGTCACCTGGATGATACTTGCAGCTCTTCTATTCGCTAGCGTCGGCGCTATCATCATCTGCCGTGCACGCTTGAAAAAAGAAAGCTAA
- a CDS encoding DUF5979 domain-containing protein has translation MHLSCNKIITAKKHIRSPWLAVLLTLVLIASFTPLIIGNAPRAAAATCTGGGWSDLHWKSDSPNVKNGKYIGPGGHAEVEFKWTAPKGAKGGDSFELDLPAQLRSVDTGPITLQDENGNIVATGKWNGNKFIITLTGFQDINFDVNGSAYVSVAWNTNKDFTGDLVFNGCGTGKLPGEYKHREGGLFHDDSKIGEYIGFDEKTRNHKIQWSVGIDPRQHQNNTHLVRVTDKAPKGWQFTCDFNDNNGYAPVYVSSFIGSKEQPQSKRHIIYNASGHPQGGRREGFKNINSENDRIDGFSEGHHYTIKCSPEQVTVEFPYGLYEQSAPVLTITAVTKEAPQPGSNVINKAMIDNVGVEGSVRFPSAGGLGRGKRGGFTVEKNVVGTEEDKAREFTFDYKCTHPSYPKGERDKNGQVTVRNGSVVHVMGLEKNLKCTITEITPPSEKGKKLTTSWVVFDADKNVKIVSAASMFEFTVDELFKEATQILVTNKYERETGGFRLRKMAHSSDEAGNLIDQESKFQTAIKDKTFSFPYICTLPEVNGKEGEKRQGTIKLKNGQTSSDVTDLPIGTECTVTENTDGLDIDDYQHKEVSWLGRDGTQNGATGYTFTITGKPDSIAQYTAVNIYDPKEKPKPETRGFTLKKEVKGLEDDKTFKFSWICNGDHGTTPTRGETTLKNGEEHKVDGLPLESTCRVSETNASVSGYDHTLKWFIDDKPATPVAGGTIVMVNPRSKDKAELVVTAVNSYTPVVPPAPPTTTETTTTTTTTETTTESTTSTTTTTEPTTSSSTTTTTTEATTEPTTSSSTTTTTTEPTTSSSTTTTEPTTSSSVPPTTTTSEPTTVPTTTTTESTTTSSSVPPSTTTSPSTSTTTPKIPPIIPIPIPIPPAPQPVPPVPHPTPSVTTPPVATPTTQLSTPQKPDTQQRELARTGASVIWMLLAAVLLAGAGGVIVYFANNKKRR, from the coding sequence ATGCATCTTTCATGTAATAAAATAATCACGGCCAAGAAACATATAAGAAGCCCTTGGCTCGCTGTGCTACTGACCCTAGTCCTTATAGCAAGCTTTACCCCCTTAATAATTGGCAATGCTCCTCGTGCTGCAGCAGCAACTTGTACAGGTGGCGGTTGGTCAGATCTCCACTGGAAGTCCGATAGCCCAAACGTCAAAAACGGCAAATATATAGGCCCTGGTGGACATGCCGAGGTTGAGTTTAAGTGGACCGCCCCCAAAGGTGCCAAAGGCGGAGATAGCTTTGAGCTTGACCTACCAGCGCAGCTACGTAGTGTTGATACCGGCCCTATTACCCTTCAAGACGAAAACGGCAACATTGTTGCTACCGGTAAATGGAACGGAAATAAATTCATTATTACGCTTACTGGTTTCCAAGACATTAACTTCGATGTCAATGGCAGCGCATATGTCTCTGTTGCATGGAACACAAATAAGGACTTCACCGGGGACTTAGTTTTCAACGGTTGTGGCACTGGGAAACTACCTGGAGAATACAAACATCGTGAGGGTGGACTATTCCACGATGACTCTAAAATCGGTGAATACATTGGCTTTGACGAAAAAACCCGTAACCACAAGATCCAATGGTCGGTAGGAATCGACCCTAGGCAGCACCAAAACAATACTCATCTGGTTCGCGTTACAGATAAGGCCCCTAAAGGATGGCAATTCACTTGCGACTTTAACGACAATAACGGTTACGCTCCTGTCTATGTTTCCTCTTTTATTGGATCTAAAGAACAACCACAATCTAAACGCCACATCATCTATAATGCCAGCGGTCATCCTCAAGGAGGGCGTCGGGAAGGATTTAAAAATATAAATTCAGAAAACGACCGAATTGACGGATTTAGCGAGGGTCATCACTACACAATCAAGTGTTCGCCAGAACAAGTAACCGTTGAATTCCCTTACGGCTTATACGAGCAGTCTGCCCCTGTACTAACGATTACAGCTGTAACAAAAGAGGCACCTCAACCAGGTAGCAACGTAATCAACAAGGCCATGATTGATAACGTTGGGGTGGAAGGTTCTGTTCGCTTCCCTAGCGCCGGTGGTCTAGGTCGCGGTAAACGAGGTGGCTTCACCGTTGAGAAAAACGTTGTAGGCACAGAAGAAGATAAAGCTAGAGAATTCACCTTCGACTACAAGTGCACCCACCCTAGTTATCCCAAGGGCGAACGGGATAAAAATGGTCAAGTCACGGTAAGAAACGGCAGCGTCGTACACGTCATGGGCCTTGAGAAAAACCTTAAGTGCACCATTACAGAAATAACTCCCCCATCCGAAAAAGGTAAGAAGCTAACCACATCATGGGTTGTTTTCGATGCCGATAAAAACGTTAAGATCGTCAGCGCTGCCTCCATGTTCGAGTTCACCGTTGATGAACTATTCAAAGAAGCTACCCAGATTCTTGTAACCAACAAATATGAGCGGGAAACCGGCGGCTTCAGGCTTCGCAAGATGGCTCATTCAAGCGATGAAGCAGGAAACCTCATCGATCAAGAAAGCAAATTCCAAACCGCAATCAAAGACAAAACCTTCTCTTTCCCATACATTTGTACCCTTCCTGAGGTAAACGGGAAAGAAGGAGAAAAACGCCAAGGCACAATCAAGCTCAAAAACGGCCAGACTAGCTCTGATGTCACTGACTTGCCTATTGGCACAGAATGCACGGTCACTGAGAATACAGATGGCCTCGACATCGACGATTACCAGCATAAGGAAGTAAGCTGGCTTGGAAGAGATGGAACGCAAAACGGTGCCACAGGCTACACGTTCACTATCACCGGCAAACCGGATAGCATAGCCCAATACACTGCTGTCAACATCTATGATCCTAAGGAAAAGCCTAAGCCTGAGACTAGAGGCTTCACTTTGAAGAAGGAAGTCAAGGGTCTAGAGGATGATAAAACCTTCAAGTTCTCCTGGATTTGTAATGGTGATCATGGTACAACACCAACACGAGGCGAAACTACGCTTAAGAATGGTGAAGAGCACAAGGTAGATGGACTACCGCTAGAGTCCACCTGTCGTGTCTCTGAAACAAATGCTTCCGTTTCTGGCTATGACCATACTTTGAAGTGGTTTATCGATGATAAGCCGGCGACTCCTGTAGCAGGAGGCACCATTGTCATGGTTAATCCTCGTAGCAAAGATAAGGCAGAGTTGGTTGTTACTGCTGTAAACAGCTATACCCCTGTTGTTCCACCAGCACCTCCAACAACAACGGAAACCACAACCACGACTACGACAACAGAAACTACAACGGAGTCAACAACTTCTACGACGACTACAACAGAGCCGACGACTTCCTCGTCAACTACCACCACAACAACGGAGGCGACCACGGAACCGACGACTTCCTCGTCGACAACCACTACGACGACTGAGCCAACCACTTCTTCGTCGACTACCACCACAGAACCAACTACCTCTTCGTCGGTACCACCAACTACTACAACCTCAGAGCCAACAACGGTACCGACAACCACAACCACGGAATCAACAACCACCTCGTCGTCAGTACCACCAAGCACGACAACTTCCCCGTCGACAAGCACAACGACGCCTAAGATTCCGCCGATCATCCCAATCCCAATTCCGATCCCACCGGCACCACAACCTGTCCCACCGGTACCACATCCAACTCCATCGGTAACTACCCCACCTGTGGCAACACCGACAACCCAGTTGTCCACACCGCAGAAACCGGATACACAGCAGCGAGAGCTAGCTAGAACCGGTGCTTCTGTGATCTGGATGCTCTTAGCAGCAGTTCTTCTTGCTGGTGCTGGTGGAGTAATCGTATATTTTGCAAACAATAAAAAGAGGCGATAA
- a CDS encoding AAA family ATPase → MYIRALTIENFRSIDFLELTNLPVHGIILIEGDNETGKSTLLEALSFLFDQRYSFSSKGKAIKSIQPRGKDVAPVVSMHAQVGEYELIMKKQWLKQTKAELKILQPAVEALTGKDAEARFEEIISAHIDSDLRDALFVAQGGLSPELALGGITSLDHNLKLLSGEEQLIDDNAVQRLVNEEYERFYSAKTAKPARELASAEKSRKDAHAALEEITQRYKHYVDAVEEVERFNEKIIDLEQRKVELAKDHAQWEEKYQVIEKTQRRHKEQENRVQSLRYIAERDQEKLDRRKQLIRSVSDAAQEVNTAQESLALASDKIAAEEKELAAVLEHRNAAKKIVEHSEKETDNLNALVLAAQKWQQRVELGDIYNQVMRIDEEKTRLKKPVLIRREDVTAIQDAVMAVQQAEKIAELVAVGIDMRADTPTLIRVDDKEILLDQHSMALTQMTTVVIDKVEIKVTPPATDAVVELEDARVKLAELYKKHDVTSLNEARNRLDQYEQVSAQEKELTYTQQQLLGPYSKTELSDIIAELAEITQPEKSLAELMELVKLNEEKLKQARQDERDANDLYIQLAKRPAAEHKAKQEARVVVLQEQYEHYVQQLREQEEADSTKELEETVTQDQQALMQAEEELAVVTKKLAELDADNTERRFAHVRQLIERTKEEHNQVLSNIRAHELFIAKAAGIAEEKDRRAEEYEAAQRNYAGVERRAQAVALLKETLDRHRQAMHQRYAQPFKEELEGLAEMIFGKGVSFNLQEDLSVLERSQTDIALTTQELSGGAQEQLGLIMRLALARLAAGEPVPVFLDDALGASDEQRLKAMGYLLNGLGDAQQIFITTCMPSRYAHVYPAVKVQMKELHTSE, encoded by the coding sequence ATGTATATTCGTGCACTAACAATCGAGAATTTTCGAAGCATTGACTTTTTAGAACTTACTAACCTACCTGTTCATGGAATTATTCTTATTGAAGGCGATAATGAAACAGGTAAGTCTACACTTCTAGAAGCTCTGAGTTTTCTTTTCGATCAACGGTATTCTTTTAGCTCTAAAGGCAAAGCAATAAAAAGTATTCAGCCCCGAGGTAAAGACGTAGCTCCAGTTGTGAGCATGCATGCTCAGGTAGGTGAGTATGAGCTCATTATGAAAAAGCAGTGGCTTAAGCAAACCAAAGCAGAGTTAAAGATTCTTCAGCCTGCAGTTGAGGCGCTAACTGGTAAAGACGCTGAGGCGCGTTTTGAAGAAATTATTAGCGCACACATTGATTCAGATTTACGTGATGCTCTTTTTGTTGCTCAAGGTGGACTTAGCCCAGAATTAGCCCTAGGCGGAATTACCTCTTTAGACCATAATCTCAAACTGCTTAGCGGTGAGGAACAATTAATAGATGATAACGCAGTACAGCGTTTAGTTAATGAAGAATATGAGCGCTTTTATTCTGCTAAAACAGCGAAACCGGCTCGTGAGCTAGCAAGCGCAGAAAAATCTCGAAAAGATGCACATGCAGCATTAGAAGAAATTACTCAGCGCTATAAGCACTATGTTGATGCGGTAGAAGAGGTTGAGCGGTTCAATGAGAAAATTATTGATCTTGAGCAGCGAAAAGTGGAGCTAGCAAAAGATCACGCTCAGTGGGAAGAAAAATATCAGGTTATTGAAAAAACTCAACGCAGACACAAAGAACAAGAAAACCGTGTCCAATCGCTGAGATATATAGCAGAACGTGACCAAGAAAAACTTGATCGTCGTAAGCAACTTATTCGGTCGGTTTCAGACGCAGCACAAGAAGTAAATACAGCACAAGAGAGTTTGGCTTTAGCTAGTGATAAAATTGCAGCAGAAGAAAAAGAATTAGCTGCTGTTTTGGAGCATAGAAATGCAGCTAAAAAAATAGTTGAACACAGTGAAAAAGAAACTGATAACCTCAACGCTTTAGTTCTTGCTGCTCAAAAATGGCAACAGCGAGTAGAACTGGGTGATATTTACAACCAGGTTATGCGTATCGACGAAGAGAAAACTCGTCTTAAAAAACCAGTACTTATACGTAGAGAAGATGTTACTGCTATCCAAGATGCGGTCATGGCAGTACAGCAAGCAGAGAAAATTGCTGAGCTGGTAGCTGTGGGCATTGATATGCGGGCGGATACCCCGACCTTGATCCGAGTAGATGATAAAGAAATTCTGCTTGATCAACACAGCATGGCATTAACTCAAATGACAACAGTAGTAATAGATAAGGTAGAGATAAAAGTTACTCCACCGGCTACCGATGCCGTAGTAGAACTAGAAGATGCGAGAGTTAAACTTGCTGAACTGTATAAAAAACATGATGTAACAAGCCTTAACGAAGCACGTAATAGACTCGACCAATATGAGCAGGTCAGTGCGCAGGAAAAAGAGCTCACTTATACTCAACAGCAATTACTTGGACCCTATTCGAAGACAGAACTAAGCGATATTATTGCTGAGCTAGCAGAGATTACTCAGCCCGAGAAATCTCTGGCAGAGCTTATGGAACTAGTTAAGCTTAATGAAGAAAAACTAAAACAAGCGCGACAAGATGAACGTGACGCTAATGACCTTTATATCCAGCTTGCTAAGCGGCCAGCTGCTGAGCACAAGGCTAAGCAAGAAGCTCGTGTAGTGGTGCTTCAAGAACAATATGAACATTACGTTCAACAATTACGCGAACAGGAAGAAGCTGATTCTACTAAAGAATTAGAAGAAACTGTTACGCAGGATCAACAAGCACTTATGCAAGCAGAAGAAGAATTAGCGGTAGTAACTAAGAAATTAGCTGAACTTGATGCAGACAATACTGAGCGTCGTTTTGCACACGTGAGACAGCTTATTGAACGAACAAAAGAAGAACATAATCAAGTACTATCGAATATCCGTGCCCATGAGCTATTTATTGCAAAAGCTGCTGGTATCGCTGAGGAAAAGGATCGTCGTGCAGAAGAATATGAAGCTGCTCAACGAAATTATGCTGGTGTTGAGCGTCGGGCGCAAGCAGTTGCATTGCTCAAAGAAACCTTGGATAGACACAGGCAAGCAATGCATCAGCGTTATGCACAACCTTTTAAAGAGGAACTTGAAGGACTTGCCGAAATGATTTTTGGTAAGGGGGTTTCTTTTAATTTACAAGAAGATCTTTCGGTATTAGAGCGAAGTCAAACAGATATAGCTTTGACTACCCAGGAATTATCTGGTGGGGCACAAGAACAACTTGGTTTGATTATGCGTTTAGCACTAGCACGGTTGGCGGCTGGAGAACCAGTACCGGTCTTTTTAGATGATGCGCTTGGAGCAAGTGATGAACAACGACTAAAAGCAATGGGCTATTTGCTTAATGGACTCGGAGATGCACAGCAGATTTTTATCACTACCTGTATGCCTAGTAGATATGCACATGTGTATCCGGCTGTAAAAGTACAGATGAAAGAGCTTCATACTTCTGAATAG
- a CDS encoding DUF5979 domain-containing protein, which translates to MYNKYTKEAVKPAPKTGSFALEKKVTGTQTDKEFEFTWVCRNEDNSIVRNTAKLKNGQKILVDNLPLESTCQIAEKTASIPGYKHSLTWPTNEEKTPRKYPEHSPTWTKST; encoded by the coding sequence GTGTATAACAAATACACCAAAGAAGCTGTTAAACCAGCTCCCAAAACTGGTAGTTTTGCGCTAGAGAAAAAAGTTACGGGCACACAAACTGATAAAGAATTTGAATTCACCTGGGTATGCCGAAATGAAGATAATTCTATTGTCAGAAATACAGCCAAGTTAAAAAATGGGCAGAAAATTCTCGTAGATAACTTGCCTCTAGAATCAACATGCCAAATTGCTGAAAAGACTGCCTCTATTCCTGGCTATAAACATTCGCTCACCTGGCCCACCAACGAAGAAAAAACACCCCGAAAATATCCTGAGCATTCACCCACGTGGACAAAATCAACATGA